One Gimesia aquarii DNA segment encodes these proteins:
- a CDS encoding ABC transporter ATP-binding protein: MNDSHAPLIVRELTKAFSIATESLPILAGVNFALNEGEALAITGPSGSGKSTLLYILGVLDTPTSGEVIQFGQNPFELNASQQAEFRNQNVGFIFQDHHLMPQFSVLENVLIPTMVHQGTTNEAEDRAKHLLERVGLHDRMHHRPAQISGGERQRVAVCRALINNPRLLLADEPTGNLDRKNAESIGNLLLEINQEQSTILICVTHSRELATLFPKHLELRDGLLVSETN; the protein is encoded by the coding sequence ATGAATGACTCCCACGCGCCATTAATTGTTCGCGAGTTAACCAAAGCATTTTCAATCGCTACAGAGTCATTGCCGATTCTCGCCGGAGTGAACTTTGCTCTCAATGAAGGCGAAGCACTGGCGATCACTGGGCCATCTGGTTCAGGGAAAAGCACGTTGCTCTATATTCTGGGAGTTCTCGATACACCCACTTCAGGAGAAGTCATTCAATTCGGTCAAAACCCATTTGAACTTAATGCCAGTCAGCAGGCTGAATTTCGTAATCAGAATGTCGGATTCATCTTTCAGGATCATCACTTGATGCCTCAGTTTTCGGTTCTGGAAAACGTTTTGATCCCGACGATGGTTCACCAGGGAACGACCAATGAAGCAGAAGATCGTGCCAAACATCTGCTGGAACGAGTGGGCCTGCACGATCGCATGCATCATCGACCCGCACAAATCTCAGGAGGCGAACGACAACGTGTCGCCGTCTGCCGGGCACTGATTAACAATCCACGTTTGTTATTAGCAGATGAACCAACGGGAAATCTCGACCGCAAAAATGCAGAGTCCATTGGCAATTTACTGCTCGAAATTAATCAGGAGCAAAGTACGATCTTAATCTGCGTGACTCATAGTCGCGAACTGGCGACATTGTTTCCCAAACATCTGGAATTACGTGACGGTCTGCTGGTTTCGGAGACCAACTGA
- a CDS encoding acyl-CoA thioesterase encodes MSCTFKTTRRVEFHETDMAGIVHFSNFYKYMEQAEHEYFRSLGLTIVDTQQDGSVMGWPRVSAKCSFESPVYYGDQLEIRLFVERLGVKSLTIGYEFWRDQTKVAKGRMKTVCCHFTRGNPMQSIEIPEWIQKKIEDSQDHPE; translated from the coding sequence ATGTCCTGTACTTTTAAAACAACTCGTCGTGTTGAATTTCACGAAACGGACATGGCGGGGATTGTCCACTTTTCTAACTTCTATAAGTATATGGAACAGGCCGAGCACGAATATTTTCGCTCTCTGGGCTTGACGATTGTAGATACTCAGCAGGATGGCTCTGTCATGGGCTGGCCTCGTGTCTCAGCAAAATGTTCGTTTGAGTCACCCGTTTATTATGGTGATCAACTTGAAATTCGTTTGTTTGTGGAACGTCTCGGTGTAAAATCACTGACGATCGGATACGAATTCTGGCGAGATCAAACCAAGGTTGCCAAAGGGCGAATGAAAACGGTCTGTTGTCATTTCACGCGAGGTAATCCTATGCAATCGATTGAAATTCCGGAGTGGATTCAAAAGAAAATCGAAGACTCCCAAGATCACCCTGAATAG
- a CDS encoding sodium:solute symporter family protein, translated as MTQLVIIGIYLSLLLCLGLFSSRLFRGTSKDYMLASHSIGPFLLLMSIFGTTMTAFALVGSSGEAYKEGVGVYGMLASSSGIIHSLCFFLLGIKLWSWGHKHGYTTQIQFFRDRLESDRIGIILFPVLVGLVIPYLLIGVMASGVVISSITEGAFESSFAAYDYGIPPWLGSLVISMVVLIYVFFGGMRGTAWANTFQTLVFMVLGVVTFFVISNKLGGLDAASHAVLEKNPSKLMRAVDPKDRERYAENYKRWTLIAKYNYARRVLKTLTLTPEQKAEAYKEFKPRMPNWQTVAEAIYASKNNLYDLTSEQVNKALLKQDDRVMPDPFPEKWKMGLMSHHDLREYPRKANAEKEKAMLIFADKVGHPNQDLDPNDPSKGKKWTIKKALGVYRASNWAPDAPHPMSKLVFFTYFFVPLSVGMFPHLFQHWLTARSASTFKLPVVAHPLFIMIVWVPCVLVGVWATSATLNGAPMFPPHFPANAVLAAMVKKMTSPVLAGFLTAGILAAIMSSLDSQFLCIGTMFTEDIVVHYGGKDRFSDKQVVLLARLFIISVVAITYGCSLLEPRRVFTLGVWCFSGFSSLFPIIFAAVYWKRLTKPGAYAGILVAIGSWLYLFKEADYALKPNYTFLGMMPVATMVVASATAMILVSLVTKPPSKETLVRFFPED; from the coding sequence ATGACACAGTTAGTCATCATTGGAATCTATTTGAGTTTACTGCTGTGTCTGGGTCTGTTTTCAAGCCGGTTGTTTAGAGGGACCAGTAAAGACTACATGCTGGCCAGTCACTCGATTGGTCCCTTTCTATTATTGATGTCTATATTCGGTACCACGATGACGGCCTTTGCGTTGGTTGGTTCAAGTGGTGAAGCTTACAAAGAGGGTGTCGGCGTTTACGGTATGCTGGCGTCATCCAGTGGTATCATTCACTCGCTTTGTTTCTTTCTCCTGGGAATTAAACTCTGGTCCTGGGGGCACAAACATGGTTATACCACTCAGATTCAATTTTTCCGTGATCGACTAGAGAGTGATCGCATTGGAATCATTCTGTTTCCGGTTCTGGTAGGCTTAGTGATCCCCTATTTATTGATCGGGGTGATGGCATCCGGGGTGGTCATCAGCAGCATTACCGAAGGCGCGTTCGAGAGCTCTTTTGCTGCCTACGATTATGGGATCCCTCCCTGGCTTGGTTCTCTTGTGATTAGTATGGTCGTTCTAATCTATGTCTTTTTTGGGGGGATGCGTGGAACCGCCTGGGCGAATACTTTTCAGACCTTGGTATTTATGGTTCTGGGAGTCGTCACTTTTTTCGTGATTTCGAATAAACTTGGTGGTCTCGATGCTGCCAGTCATGCGGTGCTGGAAAAGAACCCTTCCAAACTGATGCGGGCTGTCGACCCGAAAGATCGTGAACGATATGCCGAAAATTATAAACGTTGGACGTTAATCGCCAAATATAACTATGCCCGACGTGTTTTGAAAACGCTTACACTGACTCCTGAGCAAAAAGCAGAGGCGTACAAAGAATTCAAGCCACGGATGCCTAACTGGCAAACAGTAGCGGAAGCGATCTATGCCAGTAAAAATAATTTATATGATCTCACAAGTGAGCAAGTCAACAAGGCCCTGTTGAAGCAGGATGATCGAGTGATGCCGGATCCGTTTCCTGAAAAATGGAAAATGGGGTTGATGTCGCACCATGACCTACGGGAGTATCCTCGTAAAGCCAATGCGGAAAAAGAGAAGGCGATGTTGATTTTTGCCGATAAGGTGGGGCATCCCAACCAGGATCTGGATCCGAATGATCCTTCCAAAGGAAAAAAGTGGACGATTAAAAAAGCACTCGGCGTTTATCGGGCCAGTAATTGGGCACCAGATGCTCCTCACCCCATGAGTAAGCTGGTGTTCTTTACCTATTTCTTCGTACCCCTTTCGGTCGGTATGTTTCCTCACTTGTTTCAACATTGGCTCACGGCTCGAAGTGCTTCGACATTCAAACTACCTGTGGTTGCACATCCACTCTTTATCATGATCGTATGGGTTCCCTGTGTTCTGGTAGGTGTCTGGGCTACCTCTGCGACTTTGAATGGCGCGCCGATGTTTCCACCTCACTTCCCCGCGAATGCGGTTCTGGCGGCAATGGTGAAAAAGATGACTTCGCCCGTATTGGCAGGTTTCTTAACCGCCGGCATTCTGGCAGCGATCATGTCGTCTCTGGACAGTCAGTTCTTGTGTATTGGTACCATGTTTACAGAAGATATTGTCGTCCATTATGGTGGAAAAGATCGTTTTTCCGATAAACAGGTTGTCTTGTTAGCGCGGCTCTTTATTATTTCAGTGGTAGCCATTACCTATGGATGCAGCTTGTTGGAACCGCGGCGCGTCTTTACATTGGGGGTCTGGTGTTTCAGTGGATTTTCCAGTTTGTTCCCGATTATTTTTGCGGCTGTCTACTGGAAAAGACTTACAAAACCGGGCGCGTATGCGGGAATTCTGGTTGCCATTGGTTCCTGGTTGTATTTGTTTAAAGAAGCCGATTATGCCTTAAAACCCAACTATACTTTTCTGGGGATGATGCCTGTTGCCACGATGGTCGTTGCTTCCGCAACGGCTATGATCCTGGTTTCCTTAGTGACTAAGCCGCCCAGCAAAGAAACGCTGGTTCGTTTCTTCCCTGAAGACTAA
- a CDS encoding DUF3311 domain-containing protein: MRYAIYGLVVVLIILHQDNWLWDDKRLILGFMPITLLYQAGISVGAAIVWFLATKFAWPHHLEEIAQDAPAQETGETE, encoded by the coding sequence ATGAGATACGCCATTTATGGATTGGTTGTTGTGCTGATCATCCTTCACCAGGATAACTGGTTATGGGATGACAAAAGACTCATCTTGGGATTCATGCCCATTACCCTGTTGTATCAAGCGGGGATTTCTGTTGGGGCTGCCATTGTCTGGTTTCTCGCGACAAAATTTGCCTGGCCACATCATCTCGAAGAAATTGCTCAGGACGCCCCTGCCCAGGAAACAGGAGAAACAGAATAA
- a CDS encoding NfeD family protein — MDYSFIAILALAVTLMLFVAEIFVPSAGLIAVLALLCLAASVWSAWMAWWDTSPSIWWTYIASVLILIPSTLGFAVKFFPNTTWGKKIIHEVPTLEEVTGFREETEHLRSLIGKIGKTQTLLNPSGFVLVDNERLNCESQGMIIDPQVDVEIIAVEGARLVVKVAKQTLAEPPQSDSEKPPFDDTVANDTLDFEVPES; from the coding sequence ATGGATTATTCATTTATCGCAATTCTCGCATTAGCAGTTACTTTAATGCTGTTTGTCGCTGAGATTTTCGTTCCCTCTGCAGGACTGATCGCTGTACTGGCACTTTTATGCCTGGCTGCATCAGTTTGGTCTGCCTGGATGGCCTGGTGGGATACAAGCCCTTCTATCTGGTGGACTTATATTGCCAGTGTTTTAATATTAATTCCCTCCACTCTGGGTTTTGCCGTCAAATTCTTCCCTAATACAACCTGGGGCAAAAAAATCATTCATGAGGTTCCCACACTGGAAGAAGTGACTGGCTTTCGAGAAGAAACTGAACATCTGCGTTCACTGATCGGGAAAATCGGGAAAACTCAAACTCTTTTGAACCCCAGCGGGTTTGTACTCGTTGATAATGAGAGACTTAATTGTGAGAGTCAGGGAATGATTATTGATCCTCAGGTGGATGTAGAAATAATCGCTGTGGAAGGCGCAAGACTGGTGGTGAAAGTGGCAAAACAAACCTTGGCTGAGCCTCCTCAATCAGATTCTGAAAAACCTCCATTTGATGACACAGTCGCAAACGACACTCTCGATTTCGAAGTTCCTGAAAGCTAA
- the floA gene encoding flotillin-like protein FloA (flotillin-like protein involved in membrane lipid rafts) — protein MSALNILAADNSSTIAWIVGVVIFLGVLVFFAVFARFAGLWVQCKMTNAKISFPNLVMMTIRKVNPTIIVRSKIMAIQSGITRHYDISTRDLEAHYLAGGNVPNVIRALIASQRAKIELDWQAAQAIDLAGRDILDAVRTSVYPKVIDCPDPRKNNSTLDAVAGDGIQLNVRARVTVRTNLKQLVGGATEETVIARVGQGIVQAIGSTETYKDVLENPDKISQIVLDEGLEKQTAYTIVSIDIADIDVGENIGARLQADHAEAEMRVAQAKAEQRRADQQAREQEMVALTQENRAQVVLAEAKVPEAIAQSFRSKKIGLIDYYELKNIQADTKMRDTIGTPEREVTATPQ, from the coding sequence ATGAGCGCCTTGAACATTCTGGCTGCCGACAACAGCTCAACAATCGCCTGGATAGTGGGAGTCGTAATTTTTCTCGGTGTGCTGGTATTTTTTGCTGTCTTCGCCCGATTTGCTGGATTGTGGGTTCAATGTAAGATGACGAATGCCAAAATTTCATTTCCGAATCTGGTGATGATGACTATTCGTAAAGTGAATCCGACGATTATCGTCCGCAGTAAAATTATGGCCATACAGTCGGGCATCACTCGACACTACGATATTTCCACACGGGACCTGGAAGCCCATTATCTGGCGGGTGGAAATGTGCCTAATGTAATTCGCGCCCTCATTGCTTCTCAGCGAGCCAAGATTGAACTCGATTGGCAGGCTGCTCAGGCCATTGATCTGGCAGGAAGAGATATCCTGGATGCGGTTCGAACGAGCGTCTATCCTAAAGTCATTGATTGCCCCGACCCACGAAAAAATAATAGTACGTTAGACGCAGTGGCCGGCGATGGAATTCAGTTAAATGTGCGTGCCAGAGTGACCGTACGAACTAATCTAAAACAATTAGTCGGTGGTGCCACAGAAGAAACCGTGATCGCCCGTGTAGGACAGGGCATTGTGCAGGCTATAGGTTCAACGGAAACTTATAAAGATGTTCTTGAGAACCCAGACAAAATTTCACAGATTGTGTTGGATGAAGGTCTTGAAAAACAAACGGCTTACACAATCGTTTCGATTGATATTGCTGACATTGATGTCGGCGAGAATATTGGAGCACGCTTACAGGCGGACCATGCGGAAGCAGAAATGCGTGTTGCTCAAGCGAAAGCGGAGCAACGACGTGCTGATCAACAGGCTCGCGAACAGGAAATGGTGGCGCTCACTCAAGAAAATCGTGCACAAGTTGTTCTGGCGGAAGCCAAAGTACCGGAAGCAATTGCGCAATCATTTCGTTCGAAAAAAATCGGTTTGATTGATTATTACGAGCTGAAGAATATTCAGGCCGATACCAAAATGAGAGACACGATCGGAACCCCCGAAAGAGAAGTTACCGCGACCCCACAATAA
- a CDS encoding DUF1080 domain-containing protein encodes MFRLVVICFFCVSSFMSSEVWAQAKKGDKKFAILDINKVDEDFHFQGEYYGLIGTNCSWCGECAMGLQVVARGEGKFIASLYNGGLPGNGWDHSERSELEGTRNGDELTLRGDQFQIEVKKGGVAVVQDQAGHRLGQLSKYKRTSITLGAKPPANATVLFDGSSVEHFKNGKITDEGLLSVGTELKKKYRSFRLHLEFRLPYMPYATGQARSNSGIYLQSRYEVQVLDSFGLEGVENECGGLYKQKRADVNMCFPPLSWQTYDIAFVAPRFNDAGKKIKNAYITVLHNGVPIHQDYSIIAKTGGGKQEGAELFPIKLQDHSNPVRFRNIWIVDLSDQPDPEYCFPCQSRLCEGSCY; translated from the coding sequence ATGTTCCGTCTTGTAGTTATCTGTTTTTTCTGTGTTTCCAGTTTCATGTCGTCCGAAGTATGGGCTCAAGCCAAGAAAGGTGACAAAAAATTTGCGATCCTGGACATCAACAAAGTAGATGAAGATTTTCATTTTCAAGGCGAATACTATGGCTTGATTGGTACAAACTGCTCCTGGTGTGGGGAGTGTGCGATGGGGCTGCAAGTGGTTGCCCGTGGAGAAGGGAAATTTATCGCATCCCTCTACAACGGAGGACTTCCCGGGAATGGCTGGGATCACTCTGAAAGAAGCGAGTTAGAAGGCACACGCAACGGGGATGAGCTCACTTTGAGAGGAGATCAATTCCAGATTGAAGTGAAAAAAGGAGGCGTGGCGGTTGTACAAGATCAAGCCGGGCATCGACTCGGTCAACTTTCCAAATACAAACGAACGAGCATCACACTTGGCGCAAAACCACCGGCCAATGCAACCGTTTTGTTTGATGGATCGTCTGTTGAGCACTTCAAAAATGGCAAGATTACGGACGAAGGCCTGCTGAGTGTCGGCACAGAACTTAAAAAGAAATATCGCAGTTTTCGTCTGCACCTTGAGTTCCGATTACCTTATATGCCCTATGCCACAGGGCAGGCTCGAAGTAATAGCGGTATCTATTTACAAAGTCGTTATGAAGTCCAGGTTCTTGATTCGTTCGGACTGGAGGGAGTCGAAAACGAATGTGGAGGGCTTTATAAACAAAAGCGTGCCGATGTGAATATGTGTTTTCCGCCCCTTTCATGGCAGACATACGACATTGCTTTTGTCGCACCTCGATTTAATGATGCCGGCAAAAAAATCAAAAACGCCTACATTACTGTATTACACAATGGCGTTCCCATTCATCAAGATTATTCGATTATTGCGAAAACAGGAGGGGGCAAGCAGGAAGGGGCCGAGCTATTCCCGATCAAGCTTCAGGACCACAGTAACCCGGTTCGTTTTCGAAATATCTGGATCGTTGATCTCAGCGACCAGCCCGATCCTGAATATTGTTTTCCCTGCCAATCACGGCTTTGTGAAGGCAGTTGCTATTAG
- a CDS encoding glycosyltransferase family 4 protein, with protein MSKADSPIEVLLFASPFEVRGTSAYTLRLAQYITDYGIQPRIVCPDATKIDPSMRLKLDIAEYRNLNVPLLGQLVLRLVKQELLKHPPDLIHIQSRHVLPQGQWLARQIKRPFLLTVNDYLQSDERLRIDMRWCRGIITVSDSVKKDLLARTGLPEDSVLVIPSGVDVPDHAELAPVFSQDHQPVIGTAGPLEAIKGLPYFLGAASRVLTVNPNVQFLISGAGPEEGNLRYLARDLEISENVTFVPNLYDFSISLAAMDMFCLASLRQGLGTIMLEAMALAKPVIATGVGGIYSVIRDGETGLVVPPSNSEALSNSILKLLEDPLKARRMGEAARELVRHDFHVKTMVERTVEQYKLALPIAS; from the coding sequence ATGAGTAAAGCAGATTCTCCTATTGAAGTATTGTTGTTTGCCAGCCCCTTTGAGGTTAGAGGTACTTCCGCTTATACACTGCGCTTAGCCCAATATATCACAGACTACGGGATTCAACCTCGTATCGTTTGTCCTGATGCGACAAAAATTGACCCTAGTATGCGGTTGAAGTTAGACATTGCAGAGTATCGGAACTTGAATGTTCCCTTGCTGGGACAACTTGTATTACGACTGGTAAAACAGGAACTGTTAAAGCACCCACCAGATTTAATTCATATCCAGTCTCGACATGTGCTTCCTCAAGGGCAGTGGCTTGCCAGACAGATCAAACGTCCTTTTCTTCTCACGGTTAACGACTACTTACAAAGCGACGAACGGCTGCGAATCGATATGCGCTGGTGCCGAGGAATTATCACTGTAAGCGATTCTGTCAAAAAAGATTTACTTGCTCGGACTGGTTTACCAGAAGACTCTGTTTTAGTCATACCCAGCGGTGTAGATGTTCCCGACCATGCTGAGCTCGCACCTGTTTTCTCTCAAGACCATCAACCCGTGATTGGTACAGCCGGACCATTAGAAGCAATTAAAGGACTCCCCTATTTCCTGGGAGCAGCCAGCCGAGTCTTGACCGTCAATCCGAATGTGCAGTTTTTGATCTCTGGTGCTGGTCCCGAAGAAGGTAACTTGCGTTACTTAGCGCGCGATTTAGAAATATCAGAAAACGTCACTTTTGTTCCTAATCTCTATGACTTTTCGATTTCACTGGCTGCCATGGATATGTTCTGTCTAGCCTCGCTCAGGCAGGGCCTGGGAACGATCATGCTGGAAGCAATGGCATTAGCAAAACCGGTGATTGCGACCGGCGTTGGAGGAATCTATTCCGTCATTCGAGACGGGGAAACTGGATTAGTGGTTCCACCTTCAAATAGTGAAGCACTCTCAAACAGCATCCTCAAACTTCTGGAAGACCCCCTTAAAGCCCGGAGGATGGGTGAGGCGGCTCGAGAATTAGTCAGACATGATTTTCATGTGAAAACGATGGTCGAAAGAACAGTCGAGCAATATAAACTGGCGCTACCAATTGCGTCTTGA
- a CDS encoding CinA family nicotinamide mononucleotide deamidase-related protein, producing MRAEIIAIGSELTNGEKLDTNSQWLSTQLAAIGISTHFHSTIADHIDEIVDQLRVATQRSDVVLITGGLGPTLDDLTRQAMAELMDVDLILDENSLRVIENMFQKRYREMPERNRIQAMFPKGSEPIQNLHGTAPGIWMVVPHIDSKTNCCIAALPGVPSEMKPMFHQSVLPRLTQGSNVIRFVRINCFGVGESKTEELLGEITSRGRDPEVGITAHEATITLRIKAVGESVEVCEQKIAETDAIIHERLGDYIYGYEDEELEHVVVTMLNEQHLSLATSECGTGGLLSYRLTDVAGSNGCYAGGMIFAKHNLSSLQPNQAEDNHSAFNADAAITLAKKTQQQHACDFAISIVLDIDQSWQDTENVPQAFVALVADGIELVEEIGLTVNRAIAKSRVTKVALNLLRRHLISTIKK from the coding sequence ATGCGAGCAGAAATTATTGCCATCGGTAGCGAACTGACAAATGGAGAAAAGCTGGATACCAATAGCCAATGGTTAAGTACGCAATTAGCTGCGATCGGAATCTCGACACACTTCCATTCCACAATCGCTGATCATATCGATGAAATTGTTGATCAACTCCGAGTTGCCACGCAACGCTCTGACGTGGTATTGATCACGGGAGGACTAGGACCAACATTGGATGATCTGACACGGCAGGCGATGGCCGAATTAATGGATGTCGATCTGATTTTGGATGAAAACTCTCTCCGAGTTATTGAAAACATGTTTCAAAAGCGCTATCGCGAGATGCCTGAACGAAATCGGATTCAAGCCATGTTTCCCAAAGGTTCTGAACCAATCCAGAATCTACATGGAACTGCCCCGGGAATCTGGATGGTTGTCCCACACATAGATTCAAAAACAAATTGCTGTATCGCGGCGCTGCCGGGCGTCCCTTCAGAAATGAAACCGATGTTTCATCAGTCTGTTTTGCCCCGTCTCACCCAAGGATCGAATGTAATTCGATTTGTTCGTATTAACTGTTTTGGTGTCGGGGAATCGAAAACAGAAGAACTTCTGGGAGAGATTACCAGTCGGGGGCGGGACCCGGAGGTTGGAATCACAGCACATGAGGCGACAATCACATTACGAATCAAAGCCGTTGGTGAGTCTGTTGAGGTTTGTGAACAGAAAATTGCTGAGACAGATGCCATCATTCATGAGCGACTGGGAGACTACATTTATGGCTATGAAGATGAAGAACTAGAGCATGTCGTTGTGACCATGCTCAATGAACAACATCTCTCTCTGGCGACTAGTGAGTGCGGTACCGGAGGACTGCTGTCTTACCGTTTGACGGACGTCGCAGGCTCAAATGGTTGCTATGCAGGAGGCATGATTTTCGCAAAACACAACCTTTCCAGTCTGCAACCGAATCAAGCGGAAGACAACCATTCTGCATTTAATGCTGATGCAGCCATTACACTGGCCAAGAAAACGCAACAGCAACATGCCTGTGATTTTGCGATTTCAATTGTTTTAGATATCGATCAATCCTGGCAAGATACGGAAAATGTTCCACAGGCTTTTGTAGCTCTCGTTGCTGATGGAATTGAGTTAGTAGAAGAGATTGGCTTAACAGTGAATCGAGCGATTGCCAAAAGTCGAGTCACAAAAGTAGCACTCAATTTACTAAGAAGGCATCTGATTTCAACTATAAAGAAATAA